Proteins encoded within one genomic window of Trichoderma asperellum chromosome 2, complete sequence:
- a CDS encoding uncharacterized protein (TransMembrane:1 (o51-70i)), with translation MSWSVPAMVSKKLDGISDQSSVKPDYQSHRTPPIDQYEESKTPRPDFRHDGARILVHVLVSILLPLANVFRDSAFRARAAYRRPMHYWLLEKREEREAICGLNKCLL, from the coding sequence ATGTCGTGGAGCGTCCCCGCGATGGTGTCGAAAAAATTAGACGGGATCAGCGATCAGTCTTCGGTGAAGCCAGACTACCAGAGCCATCGAACGCCACCAATTGACCAATATGAGGAGAGCAAGACGCCTCGACCGGACTTCCGGCACGACGGCGCACGCATCCTCGTGCACGTCCTCGTCTCCATTCTGTTGCCGCTGGCAAATGTGTTCCGAGACAGCGCATTCCGAGCCCGCGCGGCATATCGTCGCCCCATGCATTATTGGTtattggagaagagagaagaaagagaggccaTCTGTGGCTTGAACAAGTGCCTATTATGA
- a CDS encoding uncharacterized protein (EggNog:ENOG41), whose product MSAPPPRRSARLAKSNTVPEMLVEPELPRETDRVEPATSGTPKKTITMASPATPATYALKPPSTEMHPSKFHPTTAEPSSALRLGFTDITAARKRDSSHGAGLQSTPTKVGGVPSSAFTLRVPNGGDYLGLGPEALRVLEGLKEKAAEYKADIIAQRANESTSASTDGKGRTIATPKGKSGRFSAAHMAEFKKMDSIEGHASAWRAQNGRFQPVVKPGVKRSLSKANLDTPQSSLKRTPSKAEAGSQSSVSKKLASETKSASQLPSKKLDFKARASEEQGTAKDEQSSLPPKRFKKSAEDDASTTRPVMRESTSVPRPASSVKRPAASRIARPSLSRLMSPTKSSLANAVSPRKSEVPVAVPSPKPTFKSRLEALKESRGLKESREMKETKESTEIEERKEQKALTEPKESDEAALNQPDTPLRRSVMKSVFGSSIFSPRRQSSIPQPVVTPPRFSNLNLNRLAATQPLKKVVKHVTFTPEVTRTIFDPDSLTLYKTSAIKKILQRSETKEALAQQDSGNIAYPDLSAYKDLLDTEPESAKSPTPTPSIAGKFTFRSDHTIKFGQPSPIGFGASPGQSSVRQVRNSIKSKSDMPGSFPEPVSPSSHPDKENAAPSPPKVLSGVPHGMSNKKRHRADSVDGDTDKEAADRAGKKAKSSHVPEGQALLAPRLASTPSASTKKPTMARSVGKTPTRPINRPVSSVSPSKKRPTLSMSRLNMLAQPKNRG is encoded by the exons ATGtctgcgccgccgcctcgccGCTCGGCTCGGCTTGCTAAG AGCAATACCGTGCCGGAGATGCTCGTCGAGCCGGAGCTCCCAAGAGAAACTGATCGTGTTGAGCCCGCCACCAGCGGAACTCCCAAGAAGACAATCACCATGGCGTCGCCTGCCACGCCTGCGACCTATGCCTTAAAGCCCCCTAGCACAGAGATGCATCCCAGCAAATTTCACCCGACGACTGCAGAGCCCTCATCCGCCCTCAGGTTGGGCTTCACAGACATCACCGCTGCTAGGAAGCGCGATAGCTCTCATGGAGCTGGACTTCAGTCTACTCCGACCAAGGTTGGCGGTGTGCCATCTTCCGCATTCACTCTTCGTGTCCCCAATGGGGGCGATTATCTGGGGCTAGGGCCCGAAGCCCTACGTGTCTTGGAGGGCCTCAAAGAGAAGGCTGCCGAATATAAGGCCGACATTATTGCTCAAAGGGCAAACGAGTCGACATCCGCATCAACCGACGGCAAGGGCCGCACAATTGCTACTCCCAAAGGGAAGTCTGGGAGATTTAGCGCAGCTCATATGGCTGAGTTCAAGAAAATGGACTCGATTGAGGGACACGCGTCTGCTTGGAGGGCACAAAATGGAAGGTTCCAGCCCGTTGTCAAGCCAGGAGTGAAACGATCACTGTCCAAGGCTAATCTCGACACTCCGCAAAGTAGCTTGAAACGGACTCCCTCAAAAGCGGAAGCGGGGTCACAGTCTTCCGTCTCGAAGAAGCTTGCGTCAGAAACGAAAAGCGCCAGCCAGCTCCCTTCCAAGAAGTTGGATTTCAAGGCTCGTGCTAGCGAAGAACAGGGCACTGCAAAGGACGAGCAGTCTTCGCTTCCCCCCAAGAGATTCAAGAAGAGTGCGGAGGACGATGCTTCGACAACCCGTCCGGTGATGCGAGAAAGCACTTCAGTTCCTCGCCCGGCATCTAGCGTCAAGAGACCTGCTGCATCCAGAATTGCTCGGCCTAGTCTCTCTCGCTTGATGAGCCCTACAAAATCATCACTCGCGAATGCGGTCAGTCCTAGAAAGTCCGAGGTGCCTGTTGCTGTACCATCACCAAAGCCAACATTTAAGAGCCGATTGGAGGCGCTTAAGGAATCAAGGGGACTCAAAGAGTCCAGGGAGATGAAGGAAACAAAGGAGTCTACGGAAATAGAGGAGCGTAAAGAACAAAAGGCGCTCACAGAGCCGAAAGAATCCGACGAAGCTGCCTTGAATCAGCCTGATACGCCTCTGAGGCGATCGGTGATGAAATCTGTGTTTGGAAGCAGCATATTCTCACCTAGGAGACAGAGTTCCATTCCACAACCGGTCGTTACACCACCGCGGTTCTCCAATTTGAACCTCAACCGTCTTGCTGCCACCCAACCCCTGAAGAAGGTGGTTAAGCATGTGACGTTCACACCAGAAGTTACGCGAACCATTTTTGACCCGGATTCTCTGACGCTTTATAAAACCAGTGCTATTAAGAAGATCCTACAGCGTTCCGAGACGAAGGAGGCCTTGGCACAACAAGATTCGGGAAATATTGCTTATCCTGATTTGTCTGCCTACAAAGACCTCCTAGACACGGAACCTGAGAGCGCAAAGTCTCCTACCCCTACTCCTTCGATTGCTGGTAAATTCACCTTCCGAAGCGACCACACAATCAAATTCGGACAGCCATCGCCCATTGGCTTCGGCGCCTCTCCTGGCCAGTCGAGCGTACGCCAAGTGCGTAATTCTATCAAATCCAAATCAGATATGCCTGGCAGCTTTCCTGAGCCGGTCTCGCCGAGCTCTCACCCAGATAAAGAAAATGCGGCACCCTCTCCACCAAAAGTGCTTTCAGGTGTTCCACATGGAATGTCTAACAAGAAACGCCATCGTGCCGACTCTGTCGATGGGGATACTGATAAAGAGGCGGCCGATCGTGCTggaaagaaggccaagagcaGCCATGTTCCAGAGGGCCAGGCTTTGTTAGCTCCTCGTTTGGCTTCAACTCCTTCTGCAAGTACGAAGAAGCCTACGATGGCTCGAAGCGTCGGTAAGACGCCCACCCGCCCCATTAACCGACCCGTTAGCTCGGTATCGCCCTCCAAGAAACGACCAACATTGAGTATGAGCCGCCTCAACATGCTCGCCCAGCCTAAAAATCGTGGTTAG
- the LEU1 gene encoding 3-isopropylmalate dehydratase, producing MAEHNIVVFAGDHAGPEVVAEAIKVLKAVEQHSPSAGKFNLQEHLLGGCSIDATGSPLTDEALAAANAADAVLLGAIGGPKWGTGAVRPEQGLLKLRKEMGTYGNLRPCFFASDALVEYSPLKAEVCRGTDIVIVRELTGGIYFGERKEDDGSGHAWDTEPYSRAEVERVARLAGFLARGRGDTKVWSLDKANVLATSRLWRKVMTETFAKEFPDLTLEHQLIDSAAMILVKNPRGLNGVVVTSNLFGDIISDEASVIPGSIGLLPSASLSGIPDGKSKCNGIYEPIHGSAPDIAGRAIVNPIGTILSVAMMLRYSLNLPNEAKAVEAAVKNAIDSGLRTKDMGGNAGTKEAGDKIVEELVKVLKA from the exons ATGGCGGAGCACAATATCGTTGTCTTTGCGGGAGACCATGCTGGTCCTGAG GTTGTTGCTGAGGCGATCAAG GTCCTCAAGGCAGTTGAGCAACACAGCCCCAGTGCCGGCAAATTCAACCTACAAGAGCATCTCCTGGGAGGC TGCTCAATCGATGCGACCGGCTCTCCCTTAACAGACGAGgctctcgccgccgccaacgccGCAGATGCCGTCCTGCTCGGCGCCATTGGCGGTCCCAAATGGGGCACCGGCGCCGTCCGCCCAGAGCAAGGTCTGCTGAAGCTGCGCAAGGAGATGGGCACATACGGCAACCTGCGCCCctgcttcttcgcctccGACGCCCTCGTCGAGTACTCTCCCCTCAAGGCCGAGGTGTGCCGCGGCACAgacatcgtcatcgtccgGGAATTGACGGGTGGGATTTACTTTGGCGAGCGCAAGGAGGACGACGGCTCGGGCCACGCCTGGGATACCGAGCCCTACTCCCGGGCCGAAGTCGAGCGCGTGGCTCGCTTGGCCGGCTTCCTGGCCAGAGGTCGTGGCGACACCAAGGTCTGGTCGCTGGACAAGGCCAATGTGCTGGCCACTAGCCGGCTGTGGCGCAAGGTCATGACGGAGACGTTCGCCAAGGAGTTCCCGGACCTGACGCTCGAGCACCAGCTCATTGATAGTGCTGCCATGATCCTGGTCAAGAACCCTCGCGGCCTGAACGGCGTGGTTGTGACGAGCAATCTGTTTGGTGATATTATTAGTGATGAGGCCAGCGTGATTCCCGGCAGCATTGGCTTGTTGCCTAGTGCTAGCTTGAGTGGCATTCCTGACGGGAAGAGCAAGTGCAATGGCATCTACGAGCCTATCCACG GATCTGCTCCCGACATTGCCGGACGTGCAATTGTAAACCCAATCGGAACTATTCTCTCTGTAGCAATGATGCTGCGATATTCGCTCAACCTGCCCAATGAGGCCAAGGCCGTTGAGGCAGCCGTCAAGAATGCTATTGACAGCGGCCTGCGGACAAAGGACATGGGCGGCAATGCTGGTACCAAGGAGGCCGGTGATAAGATTGTCGAGGAACTCGTCAAGGTCCTCAAAGCATGA
- a CDS encoding uncharacterized protein (EggNog:ENOG41) gives MSEDQQLVSSSSFGDPNAHPPPTPKQTPTSGAFPSPIFETPKPPQGSFADTSGLTPRFAEEYSVFNATPGNLRGAQFPFADFVPTTPFASAFLGHKRQLSADEHAVERLAIEIATRANIPPSNPNLPPPPVDPSRRLPSSPAALISSTKAAVNSEAQLGPAFSSSSHTKSPKKVRRGTIEGSDAAQPLSPPPSAHKSDQKLAPKINMQDDQNYGHPDFGDGFQGMTGMMGGAEDMFVYPMSAPPGQANFWDPAMGMDLDFSTAGAAFFQPSHRHTGSFDWNSDIQLFQDPAPPPPPPSSNQENVQPNAQHINQPVRRERMLAPKPPIITGQSTAPMTASTMFQTSMEDSFGLATPMEGVDPGLLYSRPPTSSMNAEFNHMNTSSGDMMPIAEASGNSRVMAQPRRTNSMKETKRGKMPDRSYTSSPVKAMSRPELNRSLSESRGKKAMGRGALSTLASTSRPSSQAGNMSINTDVGKSGSQLSRSGRMSPLKSQRRLSSLASIPESASQPQLHRPRTSVRFTIDAHGRARAETTVVVEEAGSITRSRSSRELSSTRRSWESSDDESSTDEEPIIIPSRANSFNASFALPDPRKPVGSIFHSGRRSISDRSRSASTPSLVTPIDGESEAETIMTDHHERGGDAASELRKVVEDRQKRSIQENTRSHQRILTSSGSGNFKNSAISPVSMADSNYRSDGHRIRCVCSRNEPDEDNGFMLQCESCEMWLHGKCVNISRRTMPSVYICGYCANTPNVAARRAQQNIGRGSSGGQSASSSLQSKTLRSLR, from the exons ATGAGCGAGGATCAACAGCTAGTATCAAG cagcagctttggagATCCAAACGCTCACCCGCCGCCCACGCCGAAGCAGACTCCAACCTCTGGTGCATTCCCAAGCCCGATTTTCGAGACGCCGAAACCTCCCCAGGGATCCTTTGCCGACACCAGCGGCCTGACGCCTCGCTTTGCTGAGGAGTATTCAGTCTTCAACGCCACGCCGGGCAATCTGCGAGGGGCGCAGTTCCCCTTCGCAGATTTTGTGCCCACCACTCCCTTCGCATCGGCCTTTCTAGGGCACAAGCGACAGCTGTCCGCCGACGAGCACGCTGTCGAGAGACTTGCTATCGAGATTGCAACCCGAGCCAACATACCGCCATCGAATCCCAATCTTCCACCGCCTCCCGTTGACCCTTCTCGACGCCTGCCCTCCTCACCGGCAGCTTTGATATCATCAACCAAGGCCGCTGTCAACTCCGAAGCCCAACTGGGCCctgccttttcctcctcctcgcatACCAAGTCGCCGAAGAAGGTCCGCCGGGGTACAATTGAAGGATCCGACGCAGCCCAGCCTctatcgccgccgccgtcggcTCACAAGAGCGACCAGAAGCTCGCTCCCAAGATCAATATGCAAGATGACCAGAATTATGGTCACCCAGACTTTGGCGACGGCTTCCAGGGCATGACGGGCATGATGGGCGGCGCCGAGGACATGTTTGTGTACCCAATGTCTGCCCCCCCGGGCCAGGCCAACTTCTGGGACCCCGCCATGGGAATGGACTTGGATTTCAGCACCGCAGGCGCCGCCTTCTTTCAGCCCTCGCACCGCCACACCGGTTCTTTCGACTGGAACAGCGACATTCAACTCTTCCAAGAccctgcgccgccgcctcccccACCATCATCGAACCAAGAGAACGTCCAGCCAAATGCCCAACATATCAACCAGCCGGTCCGGAGGGAGAGGATGCTGGCGCCCAAGCCGCCCATCATCACAGGGCAGTCTACGGCTCCCATGACTGCATCTACCATGTTTCAAACGTCCATGGAAGACTCGTTTGGCTTGGCAACTCCCATGGAAGGCGTAGATCCAGGACTACTATATAGTCGGCCCCCGACGTCTTCGATGAATGCCGAATTTAACCATATGAACACATCGTCCGGGGATATGATGCCTATCGCAGAAGCTAGTGGCAACTCTCGCGTGATGGCCCAACCTCGCCGGACTAATAGCATGAAGGAAACGAAAAGAGGCAAGATGCCGGATCGTTCCTATACAAGCTCCCCCGTCAAGGCCATGAGCCGCCCAGAATTGAACCGCAGCTTAAGTGAGAGCCGAGGCAAGAAGGCAATGGGCCGGGGCGCATTGTCAACTTTGGCATCCACCTCAAGGCCATCGTCACAGGCCGGAAACATGAGTATAAACACAGATGTAGGAAAGTCGGGATCACAGCTGTCTAGATCTGGGAGGATGTCACCCCTCAAGAGCCAGCGACGGTTGTCGAGCTTGGCGTCTATTCCCGAGTCTGCCTCTCAACCACAGCTTCATCGACCACGAACATCAGTAAGGTTCACTATAGATGCACATGGACGAGCTCGAGCGGAAACAACAGTCGTGGTAGAGGAGGCTGGGAGCATTACCCGCAGTCGAAGCTCTCGGGAGCTCTCATcgacgaggagaagctggGAGTCTTCTGATGACGAATCCTCTACGGACGAGGAGCCAATCATCATTCCCAGCCGGGCTAATTCATTCAATGCATCGTTTGCGTTGCCTGACCCACGCAAGCCAGTGGGCTCAATCTTTCATTCAGGTCGGCGGAGCATTAGTGACAGGAGCAGGAGTGCTTCAACCCCTTCTCTCGTGACGCCGATCGATGGGGAGAGCGAGGCAGAGACAATCATGACAGATCATCACGAAAGGGGAGGAGATGCGGCAAGCGAGCTGCGTAAAGTGGTGGAAGACCGACAGAAGCGATCTATACAGGAGAATACTCGATCACATCAGCGTATTCTGACCTCGAGCGGCTCTGGAAATTTTAAAAACAGTGCCATATCTCCAGTCAGCATGGCAGACTCAAACTACAGATCAGATGGTCATAGGATTCGATGCGTGTGCAGTAGAAATGAGCCCGATGAAGACAACGGCTTTATGCTTCAGTG CGAGTCATGCGAGATGTGGCTGCATGGGAAATGCGTCAACATTAGCAGACGTACCATGCCGAGCGTATACATCTGTGGCTATTGTGCCAACACCCCTAATGTTGCGGCACGGCGAGCACAGCAAAACATTGGCCGGGGAAGCAGTGGAGGGCAGTCGGCGTCATCATCTCTGCAAAGCAAGACGCTTCGGTCCCTTCGATAG
- a CDS encoding uncharacterized protein (EggNog:ENOG41) — protein MEPSHNGFRQHIQKYFFHSRGANNKNDSDAALQEPSINTLSISDIPQNEAMQSSGISWMPPATHPQQVPATAQESISYYMRDGNHAVNTWEHSLPPSSTSVQHRSTEAVTAPVTLAQGLYPANAMMTAEVSRDPSGFVLSDASNRWAQKPPGENFDLPVLDSDAPIGQAYTTDDAVSILDLRYSTPSQDNSDRLNLDGSVASHRLSGSSYAVSTTGGLSDMPSYEDFSAALSDVRSLNSDYPPPSNRTSLMSSTQLSPVASPRLTPQTRPEQVRTQSRGRASPSPRPSMRTAPYDITRGNKQRWSTGSYGVGQRRPSPALYHSPPSVPQRYSYQSLPAPSASAMFPNSQPINPSNPLAARPPFMMAGAPGFNRNNMVLASQMQPQLPNQIPSYFYNHNETHGVVATPPTLASHGLLRVLQSNGEPHPLTGLYADLSDPPDLFGCLHEEQAPPPPEDMNPSDPEMVPYEQELRFENDLYTPRWVRGHGNKREGWCGICKPGRWLVLKNSAFWYDKSFSHGISAATGTPFQEPLDSRRMNGNPDIWEGLCGSCNEWVPLVSSKKKGTTWFRHAYKCHTHQKVKDSHKRRRDNSQSQVGGHLPPLHDSRPDSHRSMTPQMSSPGSGVDVPSLAMAASMPMPSQPMDSRSYMPLQQQMQVQTQAQAPIGMMPQRSSSVRSQNTPMDSYPGII, from the exons ATGGAGCCTAGTCACAATGGATT TCGACAACATATTCAGAAATACTTTTTCCATTCAAGAGGCGCAAACAACAAGAACGATTCTGATGCTGCTCTTCAAGAGCCATCAATCAACACACTAAGCATCAGCGACATCCCTCAGAACGAGGCAATGCAATCGTCGGGGATTTCTTGGATGCCGCCAGCGACTCACCCGCAGCAGGTGCCGGCAACGGCTCAAGAAAGCATTTCCTACTACATGAGAGATGGTAACCATGCAGTAAATACCTGGGAACACTCGCTGCCGCCCTCCTCGACTTCCGTTCAGCATAGATCCACCGAGGCTGTGACTGCGCCTGTCACGTTAGCCCAGGGGCTATACCCTGCTAATGCGATGATGACTGCCGAAGTCTCTAGAGATCCAAGCGGCTTTGTTCTATCTGATGCATCAAATCGGTGGGCTCAAAAGCCACCGGGGGAGAACTTCGACCTTCCCGTATTGGATTCAGACGCGCCCATCGGTCAAGCGTACACCACCGACGACGCCGTTTCCATTCTTGATTTAAGGTATTCAACCCCGTCGCAAGATAACTCAGATCGATTGAATTTGGACGGCAGCGTGGCTAGCCATCGCTTGTCTGGCTCGTCCTATGCCGTGTCGACAACCGGAGGGTTATCCGACATGCCTTCGTATGAGGACTTCTCTGCCGCTCTCTCCGACGTTCGATCACTCAACTCTGACTACCCACCTCCTTCAAACAGGACCTCCCTCATGTCATCTACACAGCTGTCACCTGTGGCATCTCCTCGCCTGACGCCACAGACCCGCCCCGAGCAAGTCAGAACACAGAGTCGCGGCCGGGCCTCGCCGTCTCCACGGCCAAGCATGAGGACTGCTCCTTACGACATCACTCGAGGGAACAAGCAGCGCTGGTCTACCGGATCCTATGGCGTGGGACAGAGAAGACCCTCCCCCGCACTCTATCACTCGCCTCCCAGTGTTCCTCAGAGATACTCTTACCAATCATTGCCTGCGCCCTCCGCCTCGGCCATGTTCCCTAACTCACAGCCAATCAATCCTAGCAATCCTCTTGCTGCCAGACCGCCTTTTATGATGGCTGGCGCCCCGGGATTCAACAGGAACAACATGGTCCTTGCATCCCAAATGCAGCCGCAGTTGCCTAATCAGATACCCTCGTATTTCTATAACCACAACGAGACGCACGGTGTTGTTGCCACGCCACCGACCCTGGCCTCGCATGGCCTCCTCCGAGTTCTTCAAAGCAACGGCGAACCGCATCCTTTGACTGGTCTCTACGCAGACCTTTCGGACCCTCCGGATTTGTTTGGATGCCTTCACGAAGAGCAAGCACCTCCCCCACCAGAGGACATGAACCCTTCAGACCCAGAGATGGTGCCTTATGAGCAAGAGTTGCGGTTTGAAAACGACTTGTACACCCCCCGCTGGGTTCGAGGACATGGCAACAAGAGGGAAGGATGGTGTGGTATCTGCAAACCTGGACGATGGCTGGTGTTGAAAAACTCTGCTTTCTGGTACGACAAATCCTTTTCGCACGGCATCAGCGCGGCAACCGGTACCCCATTTCAGGAGCCTTTGGATTCGAGACGTATGAATGGCAACCCTGATATTTGGGAGGGACTTTGCGGAAGCTGTAACGAGTGGGTGCCCCTCGTTAgtagcaagaagaagggaacaACTTGGTTCAGACACGCATACAAG TGTCATACACACCAGAAGGTCAAAGATTCTCATAAACGTCGCCGAGACaacagccaaagccaagttgGTGGCCACTTGCCACCTTTGCATGATTCACGACCAGATTCACACAGATCAATGACCCCCCAAATGTCTTCTCCAGGCTCTGGAGTTGACGTACCAAGCCTAGCGATGGCAGCCTCGATGCCAATGCCTTCGCAACCCATGGACTCGCGATCGTACATGCCGCTACAGCAGCAAATGCAGGTTCAAACGCAGGCACAAGCGCCTATTGGCATGATGCCGCAAAGATCTAGCTCTGTTCGATCACAGAATACGCCCATGGACTCATACCCCGGCATTATCTAA
- a CDS encoding uncharacterized protein (EggNog:ENOG41), with product MPVQVYTSSPINATKATEITPKTQQPEGEGPHARPPPPTTSLGSPTAYPPAQPGARPSLPIQTGAPQPSSTYKPSSTQEANSSPPPPQPGAVPSPPGGNSHLPPPPKAGETLQQAQTVPMPPQMSYQLPTTVHPTQGGSSTSTSTAYSPSVPHPRLVQVSEPDFSHPPGYQQNVNAAEFNRDQREAYNASFNQESYLAHEAESVWNTAKKWATAAGDSIAAAENEVWKRINKE from the coding sequence ATGCCCGTACAGGTGTACACTTCGAGTCCCATCAATGCGACCAAGGCAACAGAAATCACTCCTAAGACACAACAgccagagggagaaggacCTCATGCAAGGCCACCTCCACCGACAACATCTCTAGGAAGCCCAACAGCGTATCCTCCTGCACAACCAGGCGCTCGGCCATCGCTGCCTATCCAGACTGGAGCGCCACAGCCCTCCAGCACTTACAAGCCATCGTCGACCCAAGAGGCCAATTCAAgcccgcctcctccacagcCTGGTGCGGTGCCTTCGCCCCCAGGAGGAAATAGCCACCTtccgcctcctccaaagGCTGGAGAGACCTTACAACAGGCCCAAACAGTGCCCATGCCGCCTCAAATGTCTTACCAGCTGCCGACAACAGTCCACCCAACTCAGGGCGGCTCATCAACTTCCACTTCTACAGCCTACTCGCCAAGTGTGCCTCACCCAAGACTTGTGCAGGTCTCCGAACCAGACTTCTCGCATCCCCCGGGCTATCAACAGAACGTCAATGCTGCAGAATTTAACCGCGACCAACGAGAGGCTTACAACGCTTCCTTTAATCAAGAATCCTACCTGGCCCATGAAGCGGAGAGTGTATGGAACACGGCAAAGAAATGGGCGACGGCTGCAGGAGACAGCATCGCCGCAGCAGAGAATGAAGTCTGGAAGAGAATTAACAAGGAATAG
- a CDS encoding uncharacterized protein (BUSCO:EOG092D0GJX): protein MVGKVSERVLLREGLERTDNGMKLTSWPDVTPINQKNYYTDYMKRDDQVLALRLQSDATRDRLVQSARDRDRALSKPANGELPLPLPDLGEDDGAATPSGGMDPSRVIVIHPGSQNLRIGFASDALPKTIPTTLATKFPQTESEMYEALPRRQFEAKTTDQQYGEEWSKKYQKMCNDLKVEMRANKRKVLPNSKELVQTFNRRTEPEIIQRHNDVLEVEWTDIEKLEDPTSLASCFIGNEALRVPDDSNPKFKLWWPIQHGYWNEDGYTSQEHLFDDFETLLDKALRQELGLKTNSEWQQYSCVFVIPDLYDKKYVEQVLRSCMTWFEFSRVCFIQESMAATFGAGYTQACVVDIGAQKTSVTCVEDGLCIEDSRINLKYGGYDITETFIKMMLYDNFPYQEINLRRRYDFLLAEELKAKHCTMSQANISVQLFNFHVRAPNQPTRKYAFKTYDEVILAAMGVFEPSIFDNSTKLRGRRKLVERSYNAYDVDIPDDPSSAAQLAILALVKPSLMSNANGFSQSQPEVSTPSKEKSQFNFLPKAETATGTPIASHAGSPAPEGSSTPVPAPFIFGANKDGVNGDSPAPGSIRAAGTPVPGQSQATQPPPGMFVDAAARGAKDMATERDEVLPLAPLDISILTSIHNAAKGDEKKVRDLLGSIMVIGGGAKVPQLTVVLEERLKALKPDLNDRILVSRSARDMDEQVVTWKGASVFAKLSTNDSWITPFEFERLGARTLHHKVLWAW, encoded by the exons ATGGTTGGCAAAGTCTCAGAGAGAGTGCTTCTTAGAGAGG GGCTGGAGAGAACTGACAATGGCATGAAATTGACATCATGGCCCGATGTGACTCCTATCAACCAGAAGAATTACTATAC AGATTATATGAAAAGGGATGACCAGGTCCTAGCCCTCCGACTCCAAAGCGATGCGACTCGCGATAGACTAGTACAGAGTGCCAGAGATCGCGACCGTGCCCTTTCGAAGCCCGCTAATGGCGAGCTGCCCCTACCACTGCCAGATCTCGGCGAAGATGACGGAGCCGCGACCCCCTCGGGTGGGATGGATCCATCCAGAGTGATTGTCATCCATCCTGGAAGCCAAAATCTGCGCATTGGATTCGCGAGCGATGCACTTCCCAAGACTATCCCGACTACACTAGCGACCAAATTCCCCCAGACCGAATCGGAGATGTACGAGGCTTTACCCCGACGCCAGTTTGAAGCAAAGACTACGGATCAGCAATATGGAGAAGAGTGGTCGAAGAAATACCAAAAGATGTGCAATGATCTCAAGGTAGAGATGCGCGCCAACAAGCGAAAAGTACTTCCCAACTCCAAGGAACTTGTCCAGACATTCAATCGCCGTACGGAACCCGAGATCATTCAGAGACATAACGATGTGCTGGAGGTTGAGTGGACCGACATAGAAAAATTGGAGGATCCAACGTCACTGGCATCTTGCTTTATTGGAAACGAAGCATTGAGAGTCCCTGATGATTCAAATCCTAAATTCAAGTTGTGGTGGCCCATCCAGCACGGATACTGGAATGAGGATGGATACACAAGCCAAGAGCATCTCTTCGACGATTTCGAAACGCTTTTAGACAAGGCGCTGCGCCAAGAGCTGGGTCTAAAGACAAACAGCGAGTGGCAGCAATACAGCTGCGTTTTTGTCATTCCTGATCTTTACGACAAGAAGTATGTGGAGCAGGTCTTGCGATCCTGCATGACCTGGTTTGAGTTTAGCAGAGTATGCTTTATCCAGGAAAGCATGGCAGCGACTTTTGGCGCCGGCTATACGCAGGCCTGCGTTGTGGATATCGGTGCCCAGAAAACATCTGTGACGTGTGTCGAAGACGGACTATGCATCGAAGACTCGCGAATCAACCTCAAGTATGGAGGATATGATATTACAGAGACTTTTATCAAGATGATGCTCTATGACAACTTTCCGTACCAGGAAATTAACCTACGGAGAAGATATGATTTTCTGCTAGCGGAAGAGCTCAAGGCGAAGCATTGTACCATGTCTCAAGCCAACATCTCGGTGCAGCTCTTCAACTTCCATGTTCGAGCACCCAACCAGCCTACACGGAAATATGCTTTCAAGACATACGACGAAGTCATTCTTGCGGCGATGGGAGTATTTGAGCCATCAATTTTCGACAACAGCACCAAGCTCAGGGGAAGGAGAAAGCTCGTCGAGCGTTCCTACAACGCTTATGACGTGGATATCCCCGACGATCCATCCTCTGCCGCACAGCTCGCAATTCTGGCGCTGGTAAAGCCATCACTCATGTCCAACGCAAACGGCTTCTCTCAGTCACAGCCTGAAGTGTCGACACCAAGCAAAGAGAAATCGCAGTTTAATTTCCTTCCCAAAGCCGAGACAGCAACTGGCACTCCGATTGCATCGCATGCCGGATCGCCAGCCCCCGAGGGCAGTAGCACTCCAGTACCAGCTCCATTTATCTTTGGAGCCAACAAGGACGGCGTCAATGGCGATAGCCCTGCTCCGGGCAGCATTCGAGCGGCTGGCACACCGGTTCCTGGACAGTCACAAGCCACGCAGCCGCCTCCAGGAATGTTTGTGGACGCAGCAGCACGCGGAGCAAAGGACATGGCAACTGAAAGAGATGAAGTACTGCCTCTGGCGCCGCTGGACATTTCCATTCTCACAAGCATTCACAACGCTGCTAAGggcgatgagaagaaggtcCGTGATTTGCTGGGCAGTATCATGGtcatcggcggcggcgccaaGGTCCCGCAGCTCACGGTTGTTTTAGAAGAGAGGCTGAAGGCGTTAAAACCTGACCTCAACGATAGGATCCTAGTCAGTCGAAGCGCGAGAGATATGGATGAACAGGTTGTCACTTGGAAGGGAGCCAGCGTCTTTGCGAAGCTGTCAACCAACGACTCGTGGATCACGCCGTTTGAGTTTGAGAGGCTGGGCGCCCGTACACTCCACCACAAGGTGCTCTGGGCTTGGTAG